The Blastomonas fulva genome contains a region encoding:
- a CDS encoding L-threonylcarbamoyladenylate synthase, with the protein MPASKPSDTQIMPADDAAIARAVAILREGRPVALPTETVYGLAADAARADAVAAIYRTKGRPDFNPLIVHVPDMDAARRLAFFDERAEKLGQAFWPGPLTLVLPLADDASVAPAVTAGLATIALRCPAHPVMRGVLTAGGMLLAAPSANRSGGISPTTAAHVAASLGDAVPLILDGGPCTAGLESTIVALRNFGGAAAGWQLLRPGPIDPAEIAALLGEAPLPLTDHAIEAPGQLASHYAPSKPVRLGAAQAGPDEWLIGFGEVQGDDTLSAAGDLAEAAANLYAALHRADASPRLRIAVAPVPGDGMGAAINDRLRRAAA; encoded by the coding sequence ATGCCCGCTTCCAAGCCTTCAGACACGCAGATCATGCCCGCCGACGACGCCGCGATCGCCCGCGCGGTGGCGATCCTGCGCGAAGGCCGTCCGGTCGCGCTGCCCACCGAAACGGTCTATGGCCTCGCCGCGGATGCCGCGCGCGCCGATGCCGTAGCGGCGATCTATCGCACCAAGGGCAGGCCCGATTTCAACCCGCTGATCGTGCACGTGCCGGATATGGACGCCGCGCGGCGCCTCGCCTTTTTCGACGAGCGTGCAGAAAAACTTGGCCAAGCCTTCTGGCCGGGTCCGCTGACATTGGTCCTGCCGCTGGCGGACGACGCATCGGTTGCTCCTGCTGTGACCGCCGGCCTGGCGACAATCGCGCTGCGCTGCCCGGCGCACCCGGTGATGCGCGGCGTGCTGACCGCTGGCGGCATGTTGCTCGCCGCGCCCTCGGCCAACCGAAGCGGGGGGATAAGCCCGACCACCGCGGCGCATGTCGCAGCAAGCCTGGGCGATGCCGTTCCTCTGATCCTGGATGGCGGACCGTGCACCGCAGGGCTGGAATCGACGATAGTTGCGCTGCGCAACTTTGGGGGCGCCGCGGCAGGCTGGCAGCTGCTGCGCCCGGGCCCGATCGACCCCGCTGAAATCGCTGCGCTGCTGGGCGAGGCCCCGCTGCCGCTGACCGATCACGCGATCGAGGCGCCCGGACAGCTCGCCAGCCATTATGCGCCGAGCAAGCCCGTGCGATTGGGCGCGGCGCAGGCCGGGCCGGACGAATGGCTGATCGGCTTTGGCGAGGTTCAGGGCGACGACACGCTGTCTGCAGCCGGCGATCTCGCCGAGGCGGCGGCGAACCTCTATGCCGCGCTGCATCGCGCCGATGCTTCGCCCCGGCTGCGCATCGCGGTGGCGCCGGTGCCGGGCGACGGCATGGGCGCTGCGATCAACGACCGGTTGCGCCGCGCGGCCGCCTAG